In Hamadaea flava, a genomic segment contains:
- a CDS encoding ABC transporter ATP-binding protein yields MIEVKDLVVDRGKLRVLDGFSCSVPTGSITGLLGPSGSGKTTLMRAVVGVQLVRSGTVTVLGQPAGSATLRHKIGYLTQAPSVYADLTVRENARYFAALHGLDSAHADQVVVDVGLGGAATQLVGDLSGGQRSRASLACALVGKPEILVLDEPTVGQDPVLRDELWARFRQLAVDGATVLVSSHVMDEANRCDRLLLIRRGELIADDTPAAVKASAGTEDLDQAFLTLIRRHGDALEQGGLPAGEER; encoded by the coding sequence ATGATCGAGGTCAAAGACCTGGTGGTGGACCGCGGCAAACTTCGGGTGCTCGACGGCTTCAGCTGCTCGGTCCCGACCGGCAGCATCACCGGGCTGCTCGGCCCGAGCGGCTCGGGGAAGACCACGCTGATGCGGGCCGTCGTCGGCGTACAGCTCGTGCGGAGCGGCACGGTGACCGTGCTCGGCCAGCCCGCCGGGTCGGCCACGCTCCGGCACAAGATCGGCTACCTCACCCAAGCGCCCAGCGTGTACGCCGACCTGACCGTCCGGGAGAACGCGCGGTACTTCGCCGCCCTGCACGGGCTCGACAGCGCGCACGCCGATCAGGTCGTGGTCGACGTCGGCCTGGGCGGCGCAGCGACCCAGCTCGTCGGCGACCTCTCCGGCGGCCAGCGCAGCCGCGCCTCCCTGGCGTGCGCGCTGGTCGGCAAGCCGGAGATCCTGGTGCTCGACGAACCCACGGTCGGGCAGGACCCGGTGCTGCGGGACGAACTGTGGGCCCGGTTCCGGCAACTGGCCGTCGACGGGGCCACCGTGCTGGTCTCCAGTCACGTCATGGACGAGGCCAACCGGTGCGACCGCCTGCTGCTGATCCGGCGGGGCGAGCTGATCGCCGACGACACCCCGGCGGCGGTCAAGGCATCCGCCGGCACCGAGGACCTCGACCAGGCGTTCCTGACGCTCATCCG
- the hisI gene encoding phosphoribosyl-AMP cyclohydrolase, with amino-acid sequence MPDSTLDPAIAQQLKRDEHGLVAAIARRHDTGEVLMLAWMDDEALARTLRTGRATYWSRSRQAYWVKGETSGHVQHVKAVRLDCDGDALLLDVEQVGAACHTGAPTCFFTELPLGA; translated from the coding sequence ATGCCCGACTCGACCCTCGACCCAGCCATCGCCCAGCAGCTCAAACGCGACGAGCACGGGCTGGTCGCCGCGATCGCCCGGCGGCACGACACCGGTGAGGTCCTGATGCTGGCCTGGATGGACGACGAGGCGTTGGCGCGTACGCTCCGGACCGGCCGAGCCACCTATTGGTCGCGCAGCCGGCAGGCGTACTGGGTCAAGGGGGAGACCTCCGGGCACGTGCAGCACGTCAAGGCCGTCCGGCTCGACTGCGACGGCGACGCGCTGCTGCTCGACGTCGAGCAGGTCGGGGCGGCCTGCCACACCGGTGCGCCGACGTGTTTCTTCACCGAACTGCCGTTGGGGGCCTGA
- a CDS encoding anthranilate synthase component I, with amino-acid sequence MLSGAVTPDLDDFEKRAQGRRVLPVARRLLADGETPVGVYQKLGGGPGTFLLESAEPAAGAAWSRYSFIGVRSLATLTERDGEAVWLGTPPADLPSEGDPLDVLRATLAALSHDHLDDDLPPLTGGLVGYLGYDFVRRLERLPSLAEDDLHLPELGLMLATDLVVLDHYAGAAILIANAVLPADGTEADVRAAYHMAVGRLDAMTTALSRPTPPLVSTVRGVGAPALRSRTPDGEFPKAVEAAKEAIRAGDCFQIVVAQRFEAECEADALDVYRVLRTTNPSPYMYLLRYDGFDIVGSSPEAHLKVTATGKAMLHPIAGTRPRGVSAEDDARLANELIADPKERSEHVMLVDLGRNDLGRVCRPGTVEVPEFATIEFYSHVMHIVSTVTGELRPEQSAFDALCATFPAGTLSGAPKVRAMEIIEDLEPTRRGLYGGTVGYFGFGGDLDMAIAIRTALIREQRAYVQAGAGIVADSDPAAEEQETRNKAMAVLSAIAAAQTLRAAR; translated from the coding sequence ATGCTGTCTGGTGCCGTTACCCCGGATCTCGACGACTTCGAGAAGCGGGCACAGGGAAGACGGGTGCTCCCCGTCGCCCGGCGGCTGCTCGCCGACGGCGAGACCCCCGTCGGCGTCTACCAGAAGCTCGGCGGCGGCCCCGGCACCTTCCTGCTCGAATCGGCCGAGCCCGCCGCCGGTGCGGCCTGGTCGCGCTACAGCTTCATCGGCGTACGCTCGCTGGCCACGCTCACCGAACGGGACGGCGAAGCCGTCTGGCTCGGTACGCCCCCGGCCGACCTGCCCAGCGAAGGCGATCCGCTCGACGTCCTGCGGGCCACCCTGGCCGCGTTGAGCCACGATCACCTCGACGACGATCTCCCGCCGCTGACCGGTGGGCTCGTCGGCTACCTCGGCTACGACTTCGTCCGGCGGCTCGAACGGCTGCCCAGTCTCGCCGAGGACGACCTGCACCTGCCCGAGCTGGGCCTGATGCTCGCGACCGACCTGGTGGTGCTCGACCATTACGCCGGAGCCGCGATTCTCATCGCGAACGCGGTTCTCCCCGCGGACGGCACCGAAGCGGACGTGCGGGCGGCGTACCACATGGCGGTGGGCCGGCTGGACGCGATGACGACGGCTTTGTCGCGGCCGACACCACCCCTGGTCTCGACCGTGCGCGGCGTGGGCGCGCCCGCGTTGCGCAGCCGTACGCCCGACGGTGAGTTCCCGAAGGCGGTCGAGGCCGCCAAGGAGGCGATCCGCGCGGGCGACTGCTTCCAGATCGTGGTGGCGCAACGGTTCGAGGCCGAGTGCGAGGCCGACGCGCTGGACGTCTACCGGGTGTTGCGGACGACGAACCCGAGCCCCTACATGTACCTGCTGCGGTACGACGGCTTCGACATCGTCGGGTCGTCCCCGGAGGCGCACCTGAAGGTCACCGCGACCGGCAAGGCGATGCTGCACCCCATTGCGGGCACGCGGCCCCGGGGCGTGTCCGCCGAGGACGACGCGCGGTTGGCGAACGAGCTGATCGCCGACCCCAAGGAACGGTCCGAGCACGTCATGCTCGTCGACCTAGGGCGCAACGACCTGGGCCGGGTCTGCCGGCCGGGCACGGTCGAGGTGCCGGAGTTCGCCACGATCGAGTTCTACAGTCACGTCATGCATATCGTCTCGACGGTCACCGGCGAGCTGCGCCCCGAACAGTCGGCTTTCGACGCGCTGTGCGCGACCTTCCCGGCCGGCACGCTGTCCGGTGCGCCGAAGGTCCGCGCGATGGAGATCATCGAAGACCTCGAACCAACGCGGCGCGGCCTCTATGGCGGCACGGTCGGCTACTTCGGCTTCGGCGGCGACCTCGACATGGCCATCGCCATCCGCACCGCGCTCATCCGGGAACAGCGGGCGTACGTCCAGGCCGGGGCGGGCATCGTCGCCGACTCGGACCCGGCCGCCGAGGAACAGGAGACCCGCAACAAGGCTATGGCGGTCCTGTCGGCCATCGCCGCCGCGCAGACCCTGCGGGCCGCGCGATGA
- the trpC gene encoding indole-3-glycerol phosphate synthase TrpC gives MAPGDGKTQVTGSVLDEIIAGVREDVEARQHEVPLEEIRRRAEAARAPLDAYAALRRPGVGVIAEVKRSSPSKGALAEIPDPAELAGEYAAGGARCVSVLTEGRWFGGSLDDLAAVRATIDIPVLRKDFIVSTYQVHEARAFGADLVLLIVAALDQKVLVGLLERIESLGMTALVEVHTEEEADRALEAGARVIGVNARDLRTLEVDRSVFERIAPGLPNHVVKIAESGVRGPLDLIRYASAGADAVLVGEGLVTQKSPREAVAELVNAGNHPATPRPAR, from the coding sequence ATGGCACCTGGAGATGGGAAAACGCAGGTGACGGGGAGCGTTCTCGACGAGATCATCGCCGGCGTCCGGGAGGACGTCGAGGCACGTCAGCATGAGGTTCCGCTGGAGGAGATCCGGCGGCGGGCGGAAGCGGCACGGGCGCCGCTCGACGCGTACGCCGCACTCCGCCGACCCGGCGTGGGCGTCATCGCGGAGGTGAAGCGGTCGTCGCCGTCCAAGGGGGCGCTCGCTGAGATCCCCGACCCGGCCGAGCTGGCCGGTGAGTACGCCGCCGGCGGCGCACGCTGTGTCAGCGTGCTCACCGAGGGCCGCTGGTTCGGCGGTTCGCTGGACGACTTGGCGGCCGTCCGGGCCACGATCGACATCCCGGTGCTGCGCAAGGACTTCATCGTCTCCACGTACCAGGTGCACGAGGCGCGGGCGTTCGGCGCCGACCTCGTCCTGCTGATCGTGGCCGCGCTGGACCAGAAGGTGCTGGTCGGGCTGCTGGAGCGGATCGAGTCTCTCGGGATGACCGCCCTCGTGGAGGTGCACACCGAGGAGGAGGCCGACCGCGCGCTCGAAGCCGGGGCCCGCGTCATCGGTGTCAACGCCCGGGACCTGCGTACGCTGGAGGTCGACCGTTCGGTGTTCGAGCGGATCGCGCCCGGCCTGCCGAATCACGTCGTCAAGATCGCCGAGTCGGGCGTACGCGGCCCGCTGGACCTGATCCGATACGCGAGCGCCGGCGCCGATGCCGTCCTCGTCGGGGAGGGCCTCGTCACGCAGAAGAGCCCGCGGGAAGCGGTGGCCGAACTGGTCAACGCCGGTAACCACCCGGCGACGCCGCGCCCCGCCCGCTAA
- the trpB gene encoding tryptophan synthase subunit beta yields MQPDERGHFGPYGGRFVPEALVAALDELDAHYRKAMADPEFTGEFDRMLREYAGTPSLLFDATRLSKQAGARILLKREDLNHTGAHKVRNVLGQALLTKRMGKPRVIAETGAGQHGVASATAAAYLDLECVVYMGEVDTERQALNVARMKMLGATVIPVTHGSRTLKDAINEALRDWVTNVDSTHYLLGTAAGPHPFPAMVRDFVSGIGVEAREQCLALTGALPDAVAACIGGGSNAIGAFHAFIPDESVRLYGFEAGGDGFETGRHAASITAGETGVLHGARTYLLQDEDGQTIESHSISAGLDYPAVGPEHAWLNDTGRAIYEPVTDAEAMDAFALLCRTEGIIPAIESAHALAGALRIAPTLSAELGRPATIVVNLSGRGDKDMHTAGAYFGLFTGETV; encoded by the coding sequence ATGCAGCCCGATGAGCGGGGGCACTTCGGCCCGTATGGCGGCCGTTTCGTGCCGGAGGCGCTGGTCGCCGCCCTGGACGAACTGGACGCGCACTATCGCAAGGCGATGGCCGACCCTGAGTTCACCGGGGAGTTCGACCGGATGCTCCGCGAGTACGCCGGCACGCCGTCGCTGTTGTTCGACGCCACCCGGCTGTCGAAGCAGGCGGGCGCCCGCATCCTGCTCAAGCGGGAGGACCTCAACCACACCGGCGCGCACAAGGTACGCAACGTGCTCGGGCAGGCGCTGCTCACCAAGCGGATGGGCAAGCCACGGGTGATCGCGGAGACGGGCGCGGGCCAGCACGGCGTCGCGAGCGCCACCGCGGCGGCGTACCTCGATCTCGAATGCGTCGTCTACATGGGCGAGGTCGACACCGAGCGGCAGGCGCTGAACGTCGCGCGGATGAAGATGCTCGGCGCGACCGTCATCCCGGTGACGCACGGGTCGCGGACGCTCAAGGACGCCATCAACGAGGCGCTGCGCGACTGGGTGACCAATGTGGACTCCACCCACTACCTGCTCGGCACGGCCGCCGGGCCGCATCCGTTCCCCGCGATGGTGCGTGACTTCGTCAGCGGCATCGGCGTCGAGGCCCGGGAGCAGTGCCTCGCACTGACCGGTGCGCTGCCGGACGCGGTCGCGGCCTGCATCGGCGGCGGCTCGAACGCCATCGGCGCGTTCCACGCGTTCATCCCGGACGAGTCGGTCCGCCTCTACGGCTTCGAGGCCGGCGGCGACGGGTTCGAGACGGGGCGGCACGCGGCGAGCATCACCGCCGGCGAGACCGGCGTCCTGCACGGCGCCCGCACCTACCTGCTGCAGGACGAGGACGGGCAGACCATCGAGTCGCACTCGATCTCGGCCGGGCTGGACTACCCGGCGGTCGGGCCGGAGCACGCCTGGCTGAACGACACCGGCCGGGCGATCTACGAGCCGGTGACCGACGCCGAGGCGATGGACGCGTTCGCGCTGCTCTGCCGGACCGAGGGGATCATCCCGGCGATCGAGAGCGCGCACGCGCTCGCCGGTGCGCTGCGGATCGCCCCCACCTTGTCGGCCGAGCTGGGCCGGCCCGCCACGATCGTCGTCAACCTCTCCGGACGCGGCGACAAGGACATGCACACCGCCGGGGCGTACTTCGGCCTGTTCACCGGGGAGACGGTGTGA
- the trpA gene encoding tryptophan synthase subunit alpha: MSLFDKALAEGRPALVGYLPAGFPTVQGGIDAVHALIDSGVDLVEVGLPYSDPVMDGPVIQRATERALASGVRTKDVLATVEAVTGKGVPVVVMTYWNPVDRYGVDAFARDLAAAGGAGLITPDLIPDEAEDWLAASDEHKLDRIFLVSPSSTDARIAMTVAHCRGFVYATAVMGVTGARDAVSDAAPELVARVKAANSPVPVGVGLGVRDGAQAAQVGRYADGVIVGSALVKAVADDPTLASLRALTVELAAGVRSARAS; this comes from the coding sequence GTGAGCCTCTTCGACAAGGCCCTGGCTGAGGGTCGCCCGGCGCTCGTCGGCTACCTGCCGGCGGGCTTCCCGACGGTCCAGGGCGGCATCGACGCCGTCCACGCCCTGATCGACTCCGGCGTGGACCTCGTCGAGGTCGGCCTGCCCTACTCCGATCCGGTCATGGACGGACCGGTGATCCAGCGGGCCACCGAGCGAGCGCTCGCGAGCGGTGTGCGTACCAAAGATGTGCTGGCCACGGTCGAGGCCGTGACCGGCAAGGGCGTGCCGGTGGTCGTGATGACCTACTGGAACCCCGTGGATCGATACGGCGTCGACGCCTTCGCGCGCGACCTGGCCGCGGCGGGCGGCGCGGGCCTGATCACCCCGGACCTGATCCCGGACGAGGCCGAGGACTGGCTGGCCGCCTCCGACGAGCACAAGCTCGACCGGATCTTCCTGGTCTCGCCCTCGTCGACCGACGCGCGCATCGCGATGACCGTCGCCCACTGCCGTGGGTTCGTCTACGCCACCGCGGTCATGGGCGTCACGGGGGCGCGCGACGCCGTCTCGGACGCGGCTCCCGAGCTGGTCGCGCGGGTCAAGGCGGCCAACTCTCCGGTGCCGGTCGGGGTGGGCCTGGGGGTACGCGACGGGGCGCAGGCCGCGCAGGTCGGCCGGTACGCCGACGGCGTGATCGTGGGCAGCGCCCTGGTGAAGGCGGTGGCCGACGACCCGACCCTGGCTTCGCTGCGCGCCCTGACCGTGGAGCTGGCGGCAGGCGTCCGGTCCGCACGCGCGTCGTGA
- a CDS encoding phosphotransferase: protein MSRRGLGEPLPVHDLADRYAKWHAEKVYEWEAGRPTYRLTGPDDSVRYVKLTPSTGRLHDEALRTRWALPWVRVPEVVEFGSDGDHDWLMTTELSGVDASTHPLRAADPVALVTAFAQGLRFFHDTVPVDECPFWFPDLPPDADLVVCHGDYVLPNAFLTGDVVTGYIDLGDLCVADRWLDLAVALNSLEQPYNMGPGYADAFLSAYGVSPDPERAARYLALYDAR from the coding sequence GTGAGCCGCCGTGGGCTCGGCGAGCCGTTGCCGGTTCACGACCTGGCCGACCGGTACGCCAAATGGCACGCCGAGAAGGTCTACGAGTGGGAGGCCGGGCGGCCGACGTATCGGCTGACCGGCCCGGACGACTCCGTCCGGTACGTCAAGCTCACCCCTTCGACGGGGCGGCTGCACGACGAGGCCCTGCGTACGCGCTGGGCCCTGCCGTGGGTCCGGGTCCCCGAAGTGGTGGAGTTCGGCAGCGACGGCGACCACGACTGGCTCATGACCACCGAACTGTCCGGAGTGGACGCTTCGACGCATCCGCTGCGGGCGGCCGACCCGGTCGCGTTGGTGACGGCGTTCGCCCAGGGCCTACGGTTCTTCCACGACACCGTGCCGGTGGACGAGTGCCCGTTCTGGTTCCCCGACCTGCCGCCCGACGCCGACCTCGTCGTCTGCCACGGGGACTACGTCCTGCCGAACGCGTTCCTCACCGGCGACGTCGTCACCGGGTACATCGACCTCGGCGACCTCTGCGTCGCCGACCGGTGGCTGGACCTGGCCGTCGCGCTGAACAGCCTGGAACAGCCGTACAACATGGGGCCCGGGTACGCCGACGCCTTCCTCTCGGCGTACGGGGTCTCGCCGGACCCTGAGCGGGCCGCTCGGTACCTCGCTCTCTACGACGCTCGCTGA
- a CDS encoding flavodoxin family protein: MARLLVVHHTTSPVLQEMLEAVLGGARTDEIEGVEVVTRPALAATVPDLLAADAVLLGTPANIGYMSGALKHFFDTVYYPCLTDKVGLAYGLYVHGNNDTSGAVRAVETIAGGMSWARTREPVAVVGALGPADREALWDLGAVTAYSASLTST, translated from the coding sequence GTGGCCCGTCTGCTCGTCGTGCATCATACGACCTCACCCGTCCTGCAGGAGATGCTCGAAGCCGTGCTCGGCGGGGCGCGTACGGATGAGATCGAGGGCGTCGAGGTGGTGACCCGGCCGGCGTTGGCCGCGACCGTCCCCGATCTGCTGGCCGCTGACGCGGTGCTGCTCGGCACCCCGGCGAACATCGGGTACATGTCGGGTGCGCTCAAGCATTTCTTCGACACGGTCTACTACCCGTGCCTCACCGACAAGGTCGGGCTGGCGTACGGGCTCTATGTGCACGGCAACAACGACACCTCCGGAGCGGTGCGGGCGGTGGAGACCATCGCAGGCGGCATGTCCTGGGCGCGTACGCGGGAACCGGTGGCCGTCGTGGGTGCGCTCGGACCGGCCGATCGGGAGGCGCTGTGGGACCTCGGCGCGGTCACGGCGTACTCCGCGAGTTTGACCTCAACCTGA
- a CDS encoding SDR family oxidoreductase: MGFEGMRVVLTGGGRGLGRRLAGEFAQRGAHVFVSARDEAAAKETVRGIEWAAVGSASAYACDLAQPASVAEFAQTVSARTDRVDVLINNGAAYLEGPADDERIAETVQGAATGTILLTEKLLPLLRRSDRPDVVNVVSAAGEPGHHRSPAHPAFYAAKHAQAGYAEILSHRLRPEGIRVVSLFPPDFVQDGPRTAGSPLTAASVADCVLFAVGPPRDCFLREFRFEQL, from the coding sequence ATGGGGTTCGAAGGGATGCGGGTCGTGCTCACCGGCGGTGGACGTGGACTGGGACGACGGCTGGCGGGGGAGTTCGCTCAGCGGGGCGCGCACGTGTTCGTGTCGGCGCGGGACGAGGCGGCGGCGAAGGAGACCGTCCGCGGGATCGAATGGGCGGCCGTGGGCTCGGCGTCGGCGTACGCCTGCGATCTGGCGCAGCCGGCCTCGGTCGCCGAGTTCGCCCAGACGGTGTCGGCTCGGACCGATCGGGTCGACGTGCTGATCAACAACGGGGCGGCGTATCTGGAGGGCCCGGCGGACGACGAGCGGATCGCCGAGACGGTGCAGGGTGCGGCGACCGGAACGATCCTGCTCACGGAGAAGTTGCTGCCGCTCCTTCGGCGGTCCGACCGGCCGGACGTCGTGAACGTCGTGTCCGCCGCCGGGGAACCTGGCCACCATCGGTCGCCCGCCCATCCCGCGTTCTACGCCGCCAAGCACGCCCAGGCCGGGTACGCCGAGATCCTCTCCCATCGCCTGCGGCCCGAGGGGATTCGGGTTGTTTCCCTTTTCCCACCCGATTTCGTGCAGGACGGCCCGCGTACGGCGGGTTCTCCGCTGACCGCGGCGTCCGTCGCCGATTGCGTGCTTTTCGCGGTGGGCCCGCCCAGGGACTGCTTCCTGCGTGAGTTCCGCTTCGAGCAACTCTGA
- the lgt gene encoding prolipoprotein diacylglyceryl transferase produces the protein MNLAAELTQSLSSQVLASIPSPSVAVWKVGPIPIRAYALCIIVGIIAAAVISDYRMRRRGAPRWAILDIAVYAVPFGIIGGRIYHVITSPEAYFGDGGEPIKALYIWEGGLGIWGAIALGALGAWLACKQMGLPLALVADSMAVGLPVGQAIGRLGNWFNNELYGGPTDTPWGLEVHKMDPNNQGHALVGPDGKPVLLEGLYQPTFLYELIWNLLVAVFVYLADRRFKFGRGRAFALYVMAYTAGRGVIETIRTDEANHFYGIRLNVWTSIIVFLGALIFFLLRKGPQEFVIPAADGGKGFQVVTEAEYDAFTASGARPDAPAQPDAESDDADGPDDADRPDDADEAAEADSATAQEKQEQKQKG, from the coding sequence GTGAACCTCGCCGCTGAGCTGACCCAGAGCCTGTCGAGTCAGGTGCTGGCGTCGATCCCGAGCCCTTCCGTCGCCGTGTGGAAGGTCGGGCCGATCCCGATCCGGGCCTACGCGCTGTGCATCATCGTGGGCATCATCGCCGCCGCGGTCATCTCCGACTACCGCATGCGGCGTCGCGGCGCTCCGCGCTGGGCGATCCTCGACATCGCGGTCTACGCCGTCCCGTTCGGCATCATCGGCGGCCGGATCTACCACGTGATCACCTCGCCGGAGGCGTACTTCGGCGACGGCGGTGAGCCGATCAAGGCGCTCTACATCTGGGAGGGCGGCCTCGGCATCTGGGGCGCGATCGCGCTGGGCGCGCTCGGGGCCTGGCTGGCCTGCAAGCAGATGGGCCTGCCGCTGGCCCTGGTCGCCGACAGCATGGCGGTGGGTCTGCCGGTCGGACAGGCGATCGGCCGCCTCGGCAACTGGTTCAACAACGAGCTTTACGGCGGCCCCACCGACACTCCGTGGGGTCTGGAAGTCCACAAGATGGACCCGAACAACCAGGGGCACGCCCTCGTCGGGCCGGACGGCAAGCCGGTCCTGCTGGAGGGCCTCTACCAGCCGACGTTCCTCTACGAGCTGATCTGGAACCTGCTGGTCGCGGTCTTCGTCTACCTCGCCGACCGCCGGTTCAAGTTCGGCCGCGGCCGGGCGTTCGCGCTCTACGTGATGGCGTACACGGCCGGCCGGGGCGTCATCGAGACGATCCGCACCGACGAGGCGAACCACTTCTACGGCATCCGCCTCAACGTCTGGACCTCGATCATCGTCTTCCTCGGCGCGCTGATCTTCTTCCTGCTGCGCAAGGGCCCGCAGGAGTTCGTGATCCCGGCGGCCGACGGCGGCAAGGGCTTCCAGGTCGTGACCGAGGCCGAGTACGACGCCTTCACCGCCTCCGGCGCCCGCCCGGACGCGCCCGCCCAGCCGGACGCCGAATCCGACGACGCGGACGGACCTGACGACGCGGACAGACCCGACGACGCCGACGAAGCCGCGGAGGCAGACTCGGCAACGGCCCAGGAGAAGCAGGAACAAAAGCAGAAGGGCTGA